The following coding sequences lie in one Alicyclobacillus curvatus genomic window:
- a CDS encoding helix-turn-helix transcriptional regulator, with amino-acid sequence MGADHPGFRYSDEETKSKLIAKLFVPIKKHGIASLRTDDIARYLDLSKATLYKYFESKDDIITSFVDLFISLFDMSSVLDETSGSYQERYQVVIRKMLVSANYGSDIFLRDLRALYPDLMERLHVAWLRRTEILREFYERGMDAGIFVRSNVELLIMQDELTLAKLSDPAALAARNLACRQALTDYYRMRVHQIFVPGEMPNLEDEGTMGTLDMLAQKITNSMM; translated from the coding sequence TTGGGTGCAGACCATCCGGGTTTCCGGTACAGTGACGAGGAAACGAAATCAAAACTGATAGCAAAGCTGTTCGTTCCCATTAAAAAACATGGCATTGCCAGTTTGAGAACGGATGACATTGCCAGGTACTTGGATTTGTCCAAAGCCACTCTGTATAAATATTTTGAGTCCAAAGACGACATCATCACGAGTTTCGTTGATTTGTTTATTAGCCTCTTTGACATGTCATCTGTTTTGGACGAGACCTCCGGCAGTTATCAAGAGCGTTACCAGGTTGTGATTCGTAAGATGCTGGTTAGTGCGAACTACGGGTCCGACATATTTTTACGAGACCTGCGAGCATTGTACCCCGATTTGATGGAGCGGCTTCACGTCGCCTGGTTGCGGAGAACGGAGATTCTGCGTGAGTTCTATGAGCGAGGTATGGATGCAGGCATCTTTGTGCGGTCTAACGTGGAACTCCTGATTATGCAGGATGAATTAACGCTGGCGAAGCTTTCCGATCCGGCAGCACTCGCCGCCCGAAATCTGGCCTGCAGACAGGCGTTGACGGATTATTATCGGATGCGTGTCCACCAGATTTTCGTCCCTGGCGAGATGCCGAATCTCGAAGACGAAGGGACCATGGGGACATTGGATATGCTTGCACAAAAAATCACCAACAGTATGATGTAG
- a CDS encoding DHA2 family efflux MFS transporter permease subunit → MSNLSNPTRSETTLPSMRQILGPLTAIIVGMFMVVLDNSALNVVVPHLRQDFSASYHTVQWAITGYALAQAAVIPLSGWISDRIGAKRVFLASVAMFSLGSLLCALANNIDTLVIFRILQGLGGGMVAPIGFAFTFRLSPPSKVGTVMSIMSIPILLAPALGPVLSGWLVDYISWHWIFFINVPVGIVGVLIGLRTLPNLERQSGAPLDVVGMVLAPLGFVSLSYGVTEGSMSWTSLPTIGGLSVGIIAMVLFVVTQLRHQYPLMEIRAFRSGSFTRGIVVLWITQFAFFGTIFLIPQYLQTVKDYSAFYAGLCMLPYALTTAVLNQISGRLFDRFGARWLAVIGIACLAAAAFLFSRVPPHAGFGAIVVPIVLLGASLGLSIMPITSHVLKAAPQHLIGRVTSLTSAMQQVMVSFSVAGLTTALTTKDHVFSVVFPASPATAWSDAFRATFLIIVGIALAGFILSFMLGRTNTDGVRPAGMNGAFE, encoded by the coding sequence ATGTCAAATCTGTCCAACCCCACGCGCTCTGAGACAACGCTGCCGTCGATGAGGCAAATCCTCGGACCGCTGACAGCCATCATTGTCGGCATGTTTATGGTCGTGCTGGACAATAGTGCCTTAAACGTGGTGGTCCCGCATTTACGCCAAGACTTTTCTGCGTCCTACCATACTGTTCAGTGGGCAATCACGGGCTATGCCTTGGCGCAAGCCGCTGTGATTCCTTTGTCAGGCTGGATTTCTGACCGCATCGGTGCCAAGCGGGTGTTCCTCGCCTCAGTCGCCATGTTTTCACTGGGGTCGTTGCTTTGTGCACTGGCAAACAATATTGACACGCTTGTGATTTTTCGCATCCTCCAGGGGCTGGGTGGAGGCATGGTTGCTCCCATTGGATTTGCTTTCACGTTCCGTCTGAGTCCACCGAGTAAAGTGGGGACAGTGATGAGCATCATGAGCATTCCCATTTTGCTTGCACCAGCACTTGGACCCGTTCTCTCCGGTTGGTTGGTCGACTATATTTCTTGGCACTGGATATTTTTCATCAACGTTCCTGTGGGGATTGTCGGTGTGTTGATTGGCCTGCGTACTTTGCCGAATCTTGAACGGCAATCCGGAGCGCCACTAGACGTGGTCGGGATGGTGCTGGCCCCACTCGGTTTTGTGAGTTTGTCTTACGGTGTAACAGAGGGAAGCATGAGTTGGACGTCGTTGCCGACCATCGGGGGACTAAGTGTTGGCATCATCGCAATGGTGCTGTTTGTGGTTACCCAGTTGCGACACCAATATCCCTTGATGGAAATTCGTGCTTTCCGGTCAGGAAGCTTCACGCGAGGAATTGTGGTGCTGTGGATTACACAGTTTGCCTTCTTCGGGACCATATTTTTGATTCCGCAGTATCTCCAAACTGTGAAGGATTACAGTGCATTTTATGCCGGATTATGCATGCTGCCGTACGCGTTAACCACTGCCGTGTTGAATCAAATCTCAGGCAGGTTATTCGACAGGTTTGGCGCCAGATGGCTTGCAGTAATTGGAATCGCGTGCCTTGCTGCTGCGGCATTTCTCTTCTCGCGCGTGCCGCCACACGCAGGATTTGGGGCTATTGTAGTTCCGATAGTGTTACTAGGAGCCAGTCTTGGTTTATCCATCATGCCCATCACGTCACACGTTCTCAAGGCAGCACCGCAGCATCTGATTGGCCGCGTCACGTCGCTGACAAGTGCCATGCAGCAGGTGATGGTGTCGTTTTCGGTGGCGGGGTTAACAACTGCGTTGACGACAAAAGACCACGTGTTCTCCGTTGTCTTTCCCGCATCCCCTGCAACAGCGTGGTCGGATGCGTTTCGAGCGACTTTCCTGATTATCGTAGGCATTGCACTCGCAGGTTTTATCCTCAGTTTCATGTTGGGGCGGACAAACACGGATGGCGTCAGACCCGCAGGCATGAACGGTGCGTTTGAATAA
- a CDS encoding nuclear transport factor 2 family protein: MLPIQTPITGQELKTGRSLPYDALVDFYAAFNKKDMDLMARNWAQTDDVSMDNPLGGIKRGWNEIQEVYANIFNGPADVQVEFHDYTLHEAGGMFLAVGRERGLCHVGGEDILLAIRTSRTYQFVDGRWQQVHHHGSIDDAALLRTYQAAVFRK; the protein is encoded by the coding sequence ATGTTGCCAATCCAGACACCGATTACCGGACAGGAATTGAAGACAGGGCGCTCATTGCCGTATGATGCACTGGTCGATTTTTATGCCGCATTTAACAAGAAAGACATGGACCTTATGGCTCGCAATTGGGCTCAGACAGATGATGTGTCTATGGACAATCCGCTCGGGGGCATTAAAAGAGGGTGGAACGAAATCCAGGAAGTCTATGCGAACATCTTCAACGGGCCTGCCGATGTCCAGGTGGAGTTCCACGACTATACGCTGCATGAAGCCGGGGGGATGTTCTTGGCCGTCGGCCGCGAACGCGGACTGTGTCATGTTGGGGGAGAGGACATCCTATTGGCCATCAGAACAAGCCGGACCTACCAGTTCGTTGATGGTCGCTGGCAACAGGTCCATCATCACGGCTCCATTGATGATGCAGCATTGCTGCGGACCTATCAAGCAGCTGTCTTTCGCAAGTGA
- a CDS encoding MMPL family transporter, translating to MESLFTKWGHIVAGRVTKWVTLIVWVLAAALLSAIGPNLNQQENNNAATLPPSAQSVQAEKRIKQSFPNENRDTAIIVWYRQGGLTSGDIAQVKQLAANLTNHPLQEQSGLPPLQNMPAQTLKAFTSKDGSTLELPIAFNQGADPTVLQKTVDALNARIASVAGPSALSSAIDASGLHVRVTGPVGITADAQGLFKNADVKLLMATMLLVLVLLILLYRSPILALVPLIGVGFAYGVIAPILGWLAKAGVIVVDAQSVSIMTVLLFGAGTDYSLFLVARYRDFLHSENDKHVAIRKALGGAAGAIGMSGLTVALSLLTLLFAKYGSDERFAVPFSLSILGMVLAALTLVPALLAIFGRTSFFPFVPRTERMWDASSKKTGKKPRRAANQSGRFGEFIGRAVTRRPWPIVLITVVVLSVLSIFAGQVKPTYNLLTSFPKSMPSRQGYDLLAKHFSPGALAPVQVIVHSSSDGTVVQHALQQLSFVDAVGSPAASTVRPTDKLLSVTLKDNPYSSAAMNDIPALLKTAQQALTNDGSSPAAGAMKSQVWVGGLTATQYDTMAYTNRDTRTIIPLVIGVIALLLLVYLRSVVATLYLLATVLLSYFAALGIGWVVLHYLMGVSAIAGAIPLYAFVFLVALGEDYNIFVISRIWEAKNRMPMKDAIAYGTSQTSSVITSAGLILAATFVALTGLPLQMLLQFGLVTAIGVLIDTFIVRPFLVPSITALLGKRALWPLRAKHD from the coding sequence ATGGAATCGCTATTTACGAAGTGGGGCCACATCGTCGCAGGGCGCGTGACCAAGTGGGTCACGCTCATCGTGTGGGTGCTTGCTGCTGCGCTGTTATCGGCCATCGGCCCGAACCTCAATCAGCAAGAAAACAACAACGCAGCGACCTTACCCCCATCTGCACAAAGCGTACAGGCCGAGAAACGCATCAAACAGTCGTTCCCGAACGAGAACCGAGACACTGCAATCATTGTGTGGTATCGGCAGGGCGGACTCACATCTGGTGACATCGCTCAGGTGAAGCAACTTGCAGCCAATCTAACGAACCATCCTCTGCAGGAGCAGTCAGGACTGCCGCCGCTGCAGAACATGCCTGCCCAGACCCTGAAGGCATTCACGTCCAAAGACGGAAGTACCCTTGAACTGCCGATTGCTTTCAATCAAGGCGCAGACCCGACCGTTCTGCAGAAGACGGTCGATGCGCTCAATGCCCGCATTGCGAGTGTGGCTGGACCGTCAGCCTTGTCATCTGCCATCGACGCGTCTGGATTGCACGTTCGTGTGACTGGCCCAGTCGGCATCACGGCAGACGCGCAGGGACTTTTCAAGAACGCTGACGTCAAGCTATTAATGGCCACGATGCTACTGGTGTTGGTGCTGCTCATTCTCCTTTACCGCTCCCCAATACTCGCCTTGGTGCCCCTCATCGGTGTGGGATTCGCGTATGGGGTCATCGCTCCGATTCTCGGGTGGCTGGCCAAGGCTGGCGTCATCGTCGTGGACGCGCAAAGTGTATCTATCATGACGGTGCTGCTGTTTGGCGCCGGTACAGACTACTCACTGTTCCTCGTCGCCCGCTATCGCGACTTTTTGCACAGCGAAAACGACAAACACGTCGCCATTAGGAAAGCACTCGGCGGTGCTGCCGGTGCAATTGGCATGAGCGGACTCACCGTTGCTTTGTCGCTGTTGACACTGCTGTTTGCGAAATACGGATCTGACGAACGGTTCGCCGTTCCCTTTAGCCTGTCGATTCTGGGGATGGTGCTGGCAGCGCTCACCCTGGTCCCTGCTCTGCTCGCAATCTTCGGACGAACATCGTTCTTTCCATTCGTCCCCCGTACCGAGCGCATGTGGGACGCCTCGTCCAAGAAGACGGGCAAGAAACCGCGCCGCGCCGCCAACCAGTCAGGCAGGTTCGGCGAATTCATCGGGCGCGCTGTCACGCGACGTCCATGGCCCATTGTATTAATCACCGTAGTGGTACTCAGCGTTCTGTCCATCTTCGCGGGCCAAGTGAAACCGACCTACAACCTTTTGACATCATTTCCGAAGTCGATGCCATCGCGCCAAGGATATGATCTGCTCGCAAAGCACTTCTCTCCAGGTGCACTTGCCCCGGTCCAAGTCATCGTACATTCATCGTCCGACGGCACAGTTGTTCAGCACGCGCTGCAGCAGCTCAGTTTTGTCGATGCGGTGGGCAGCCCAGCGGCGAGTACTGTGCGCCCTACGGACAAATTGCTGTCGGTCACACTGAAAGACAATCCGTACTCCAGTGCGGCCATGAATGACATTCCGGCTTTGCTCAAGACAGCGCAACAGGCACTTACAAACGACGGCAGCAGCCCGGCCGCCGGAGCCATGAAGAGCCAGGTTTGGGTAGGGGGCCTGACCGCCACGCAGTATGACACGATGGCCTATACGAATCGGGATACCCGTACCATCATCCCACTTGTCATCGGCGTCATTGCCCTGCTCTTGCTTGTGTATCTCCGATCCGTTGTCGCCACCCTGTACCTCTTGGCCACGGTCCTGTTGTCCTACTTTGCTGCACTTGGCATCGGCTGGGTCGTCCTCCACTACCTGATGGGCGTGTCTGCTATCGCCGGTGCCATCCCGCTCTACGCGTTCGTGTTCCTTGTCGCCCTTGGTGAGGACTACAACATCTTTGTCATTTCCCGAATCTGGGAAGCCAAGAACCGGATGCCCATGAAGGACGCCATTGCTTACGGAACCAGCCAGACTAGCAGTGTTATTACTTCGGCCGGGTTGATTCTGGCAGCGACATTCGTAGCACTCACTGGCTTGCCGCTGCAGATGCTGCTTCAGTTTGGCCTTGTGACCGCCATTGGGGTTTTGATTGACACGTTCATCGTTCGCCCTTTCTTGGTTCCATCCATCACGGCACTCCTTGGTAAACGGGCACTGTGGCCCCTGCGTGCGAAACACGACTAG
- a CDS encoding MFS transporter encodes MEEGTVKVSKAGRQGSSAALTILAIGVFMGGLDNGIMSSALTTLIHSFNVSASWGAWMITIYTLGLAVSVPIMAKLSDRYGRKRMFLISVVLFGLGSMSVALSHNFTLLLISRVLQSLGGGGIFPIANGYVVATVPVERQGRALGMIGGMNGIAAILGPNIGSLLLGLTNDWHWLFWINVPIALLLVIFGARSIPESKAPTKGRLDTLGIILLSVGMLGLMYGLTNLKGTNLLTSLVTPQVYGFVAAGVVLLIIFLWYESAIDQRGDDPLIPMSLLRPELRWTLAIGLASGLLLSSVIFLPAFVQMFLGWPASQAGYWYTPMALFSGVGAMGGGAFMDKRGPITTLMFGFVTAAIGSALFPLWVTTTWQMVIASSLVGLGIGITLGAPLNFMITERVPDNKSTALGILSLVREVGLTLGPTIFSGFLTRSMSQFPQEIVKNLGAIGISPSQVPSSELARMQGVQSFGDLAGQIHQIPNVPIQNAILKALHDVSSRGFGHLYWAAFVIAVVSIVFILLAGMYRRRSASNAGTLPAQS; translated from the coding sequence ATGGAAGAGGGGACAGTCAAGGTGTCCAAGGCAGGTAGACAGGGTTCAAGTGCGGCCCTTACCATTCTCGCAATCGGTGTCTTTATGGGTGGTCTCGACAATGGCATCATGAGTTCAGCACTGACGACACTCATTCACTCGTTCAACGTATCCGCCAGTTGGGGTGCCTGGATGATCACCATCTACACCCTCGGTCTCGCGGTCAGTGTACCAATTATGGCAAAACTGTCTGACCGTTACGGACGCAAACGAATGTTTCTCATCAGCGTTGTGCTGTTTGGGCTCGGTTCGATGAGTGTAGCGCTCAGCCACAACTTTACACTACTGCTCATTAGCCGAGTTCTGCAATCCCTCGGCGGCGGCGGAATCTTCCCCATCGCCAACGGCTATGTCGTTGCCACGGTCCCGGTGGAGCGGCAAGGTCGTGCACTCGGTATGATTGGCGGAATGAACGGTATTGCGGCCATTCTCGGTCCAAATATCGGTTCCTTACTTTTGGGCCTCACCAATGACTGGCACTGGCTGTTCTGGATTAACGTGCCGATTGCCTTGTTACTTGTGATATTCGGAGCACGCTCAATTCCCGAAAGCAAAGCACCGACCAAGGGCCGACTCGACACGCTCGGGATTATCCTCCTATCCGTTGGTATGCTTGGACTGATGTACGGGCTCACCAACCTGAAGGGAACCAACCTTCTCACCAGTCTCGTCACACCGCAGGTCTACGGCTTTGTTGCAGCTGGGGTCGTCCTGCTTATCATCTTCCTGTGGTACGAGAGCGCCATTGACCAGAGGGGAGACGACCCCCTCATCCCGATGTCACTCTTGCGGCCGGAATTACGGTGGACACTCGCGATTGGCCTCGCCTCAGGACTGCTGCTGTCCTCGGTCATCTTTCTGCCGGCGTTTGTTCAGATGTTCCTCGGCTGGCCTGCGAGTCAAGCCGGTTACTGGTATACCCCGATGGCACTGTTCTCCGGTGTGGGCGCCATGGGCGGCGGAGCCTTCATGGATAAACGTGGCCCCATTACAACGCTCATGTTCGGATTTGTAACGGCGGCTATCGGATCGGCGCTGTTCCCACTTTGGGTCACCACCACCTGGCAGATGGTCATTGCCAGCAGCTTGGTAGGCCTCGGTATCGGCATTACGCTTGGCGCACCACTGAACTTTATGATTACAGAGCGCGTACCAGACAACAAATCGACGGCGCTTGGCATCCTGTCTCTCGTTCGCGAAGTGGGACTGACCCTCGGACCCACCATCTTCTCAGGATTCCTAACGCGCTCCATGTCCCAGTTCCCGCAAGAAATTGTCAAGAACCTTGGCGCCATCGGGATTTCTCCATCGCAGGTCCCTTCATCCGAACTGGCGCGGATGCAGGGGGTCCAAAGTTTCGGTGATTTGGCAGGTCAGATTCACCAGATTCCGAACGTGCCCATTCAGAATGCGATTTTGAAGGCATTACACGACGTGTCAAGCCGGGGCTTTGGCCACCTGTACTGGGCAGCCTTCGTCATCGCTGTGGTCAGCATCGTATTCATCCTGTTGGCAGGTATGTACCGACGCCGATCCGCCAGTAACGCCGGCACTCTGCCAGCCCAGTCGTAA
- a CDS encoding PadR family transcriptional regulator, which produces MDERALLLLGILMVHSQHGYQINEFIEMNLSRVTDMKKPTAYATLDRLADAGYVEVHAEQAGKRPVRKVYAITDKGREHFLNLLRENLAEPDEMKFSSDIGMMFLDHIPFEESLPLLEDRLRKLKTQIQIHESAPQHGFGFGVDLAMEHHLVHLKADYDWLMMAVQRLRASRVDENS; this is translated from the coding sequence GTGGATGAGCGAGCGCTCTTGCTGCTTGGCATACTCATGGTACACAGCCAACATGGCTACCAGATTAACGAGTTTATCGAGATGAACCTCAGCCGCGTCACGGATATGAAAAAGCCGACGGCGTACGCAACTCTCGATAGGCTCGCAGATGCAGGCTATGTTGAGGTCCATGCTGAACAAGCAGGCAAGCGCCCGGTGCGCAAGGTGTATGCCATTACGGACAAGGGCCGAGAACATTTCCTCAACCTTCTGCGTGAGAATCTAGCGGAACCCGATGAAATGAAATTCTCGAGTGACATCGGCATGATGTTCTTAGACCACATCCCCTTTGAAGAATCACTTCCCCTTCTAGAAGACAGACTACGGAAGCTGAAGACACAGATTCAGATTCACGAATCTGCCCCTCAACACGGTTTTGGTTTCGGAGTCGACCTCGCCATGGAGCACCACCTAGTACATCTTAAGGCAGATTACGATTGGCTCATGATGGCGGTTCAACGCCTGCGTGCGTCCCGCGTAGATGAGAACTCTTGA
- a CDS encoding antibiotic biosynthesis monooxygenase — MFIAANTIDVPKEHSGRMVENFRKNAPDLKQFEGFIGFEMWVEESGKLLAVSKWESRAHFEKYIHSEAFRAHHGGHNAEQTQQTHGQAQVSYYEGETLV; from the coding sequence ATGTTTATTGCAGCCAACACGATTGATGTACCGAAAGAACATAGCGGGCGGATGGTGGAAAATTTCCGCAAAAACGCACCTGACCTGAAACAATTTGAAGGCTTCATTGGATTTGAAATGTGGGTCGAAGAGTCAGGGAAGCTGCTAGCCGTATCGAAATGGGAGTCACGCGCACATTTTGAAAAGTATATTCACAGTGAGGCATTTCGAGCACACCATGGCGGTCATAATGCAGAGCAGACGCAGCAAACGCACGGACAGGCACAGGTTTCTTACTACGAAGGGGAAACCTTGGTATAA
- a CDS encoding alpha/beta hydrolase codes for METTVHQIELNGLSLQYRETGNLSGPPLVALHALGRNAESWDPVAVVLGRKYRVLALDLRGHGGSARPGQYSFELMSEDVHSFSSVLGLDRFTLLGHSMGGTVSYIYAETYPSRVDHLVVEDTPPPFVDKPLDIPAEPSEPLPFDYLVVPSILGQLNDPNPEWWTRLSMISAPTLLLGGGSTSHIPQQKLKEASEKIPNCQLKTIEGAGHGMHFANLQAVLNAVTEFLDV; via the coding sequence GTGGAAACAACCGTACACCAAATTGAACTGAATGGGCTGAGTCTTCAATACCGTGAGACGGGCAACCTTTCTGGACCGCCACTTGTTGCGTTACATGCTCTCGGGCGAAATGCAGAGTCGTGGGACCCGGTTGCAGTTGTTCTTGGAAGAAAATATCGGGTCCTGGCCTTGGACCTGCGCGGTCACGGAGGCAGCGCAAGACCAGGTCAGTATTCGTTCGAACTCATGAGTGAAGATGTACATTCGTTTTCAAGTGTCCTCGGTTTGGACCGTTTTACGTTGCTCGGTCACTCGATGGGCGGCACGGTATCCTACATCTACGCCGAAACGTATCCCTCAAGAGTCGACCACCTCGTGGTTGAAGACACTCCTCCGCCTTTTGTTGATAAGCCTCTCGATATACCCGCGGAGCCATCGGAACCGCTGCCGTTTGATTACTTGGTGGTCCCTTCTATATTGGGGCAATTGAACGATCCGAATCCTGAATGGTGGACACGTTTGTCGATGATTTCCGCGCCAACACTGCTTCTAGGTGGTGGCTCAACCAGCCACATTCCCCAGCAGAAGTTGAAAGAGGCTTCTGAGAAGATTCCCAATTGCCAGTTGAAGACGATTGAGGGCGCCGGACACGGCATGCACTTCGCGAATCTGCAAGCCGTATTAAACGCGGTAACAGAGTTCTTGGACGTGTAA